Proteins encoded by one window of Vitis riparia cultivar Riparia Gloire de Montpellier isolate 1030 chromosome 11, EGFV_Vit.rip_1.0, whole genome shotgun sequence:
- the LOC117924783 gene encoding probable enoyl-CoA hydratase 2, mitochondrial produces the protein MTVGVTLGDRMEIALLCDLRIYGEDAVLGIPKTRVAIIPRADGIQRLPRLVGKSVAIEFIFTKSKRMAMLLPQRCDDTLNVSPSSKSEVSIFAPDHINFGGSANPSGSEVSMSTECLSFGKVIDFIDGILLDRPDSYNRVLSTGFTVNKAPASPMETNDGNSKQDGKDEIDHS, from the exons ATGACAGTTGGAGTAACACTGGGTGATAGGATGGAAATCGCTCTGTTATGTGATCTTCGGATTTATGGAGAAGATGCGGTACTGGGCATACCAAAAACACGAGTTGCTATAATTCCTAGAGCTGATGGAATCCAAAGACTTCCAAGATTGGTTGGAAAGTCAGTTGCAATAGAATTCATATTTACTAAGTCAAAAA GAATGGCCATGCTGCTCCCTCAACGATGTGATGATACTCTGAATGTGTCACCTTCTTCAAAATCTGAGGTCTCCATTTTTGCTCCGGACCACATAAATTTTGGGGGTTCTGCAAATCCATCTGGATCAGAGGTATCCATGTCGACAGAATGTCTGTCCTTTGGCAAAGTTATTGATTTCATTGATGGCATTCTACTGGACAGGCCAGACTCCTATAATCGAGTTCTG TCAACTGGTTTTACAGTTAACAAAGCTCCTGCTTCACCTATGGAGACTAATGATGGGAATTCAAAGCAGGATGGAAAGGATGAAATTGATCATTCATAG